ttatatatttaattttcagagcttttttttaatccgaatataacatatttatatgtttttggaattagcaaatgatggagaataagataaacgtaaatttggatcgttttataaatttttatttttttttacaattttcagatttttaatgaccaaagtcattaattaatttttaagccaccaagctgaaatgcaataccgaagtccgggcttcgtcgaagactacttgaccaaaatttgaaccaatttggttgaaaaatgagggcgtgacagtgccgcctcaactttcacgaaaagccggatatgacgtcatcaaagacatttatccaaaaaatgaaaaacacgttcggggatttcatacccagaaactctcaagtcaaatttcataaagatcggtccagtagtttagtctgaatcgctctacacacacacacacacacacacacacacacacacacacacacacagacacacacacgcacacacgcacatacaccacgaccctcgtttcgattccccctcgatgttaaaatatttagtcaaaacttgactaaatataaaaaggttgtttatgtggtagcgaagtcggttaacttaaaactctttttgtagtgttcttttaatgattgtgtatcggtaaaactgctggacaaaaatagtttggtcagagcgaatgtttgtgttactggtaaatttaaaaaggcagaactccatttttggggaatcaagatataaggtgtagtgaaaagaagataagttcagcgaatttcatattatttgagaaaatgtgtgtccgaatttttaaaacagaaaaattgttgtacttaggtgtttgtaaattacgtttgtcctcgttaattgtgaagaggatttatgtatgtttatataaagttcaaagtcaagattggatttttgtagcctacgtgcgtgtgtgcatgtgtattagacataatacatagacatagaacactttattatctcaattacgataaactcgggtgtggtgaatcacaataaacagcataaaacgtaagaacatgaataaaatatcaaggcgcaaatatagtcagctcatcatagtgtggggagtgggtacacacacacacacacacacacacacacacacacacacaccgtcgaacacacacataacgtcgaacacacacacacacacacacacacacacacacacacacacacacaccgtcgaacacacacacaccgtcgaacacacacacaccgtcgaacacacacacaccgtcgaacacacacacaccgtcgaacacacacataacatcgaaaacacacacacacacacacacacacacacacacacacacacacacacacacacacacacacacacacacaaacacacacacaaacacacacacacaaacacacacaaacaaacacacacacacaaacacacacacacacacacacacacacacacggcacgcgcgaacacgcaaacaaacgtatgaaggaacacacgcacaattatacccgcacgcacgcacacacaggcagacaggcactcgcacaaatacacacacacacacacacacacacacacacacacacacacacacacacacacacacagataaagcaatgacaaaaaaaatagcagaaacttacacttaaacactcgaacacacacacacacacacgcacacgaacacaaacacacgcacgcatgcacacaaacacacacacacacacacacacacacacacacacacactcacacatgcacacaacgacgcccattttcatagaaacacagtaaccccctcgtataagcgggaatgaaagagtggtggccaatgacccagatcaacaaacaaaagtcaaagctggcaactcaggtttgtattcagggaaatttgcacgaaatgcatgcagaagatacgacttttccctctattttctctcttttggagcgtcagctcggtttgacatgaaaaactgaagaaaagccctgcctttttgcactgagaaactctggaagtagcgtgtttactactgggtctggctgtagtacatttaccctcatttacttcctcgttagcttccaaagtaaactcttttttcgtcccatgcatgcgaaagtgaggatgtacttccgatgtcactcaaaactttagaagtagtcgcaaaataccctgagttacttcctcgctttgcttcgaggtaaaccctttttccggcccatgcatacgaaagtgaggcaagtacttccgatgtcactcaaaacttcgggagttgtcgcgaacttctcctataagcatacgggcccagtgGTTCGGTTCCAGCGACACGCTCCGAGCCAATCAGAGAAAGGCGCATACAATCCCCCAAACCGCTTATTGCCACGCGCGCGTGATGAGAAGTTCTTTTCAGGATTGATTCAGTGTGACGAAGAACCTCAGACAAAGCTTAATCGGAAGATTGCAGTCAGTTTGCTCGAGAGGCTTGAGCCAAACTTTGACCACTGAAATCAATTGAAAATAAATCACTACATTTCAGGCATATTAATAAGCAATGTGTGCCTTCCCTCCCAAACATAGAAAGTAAATAAAAACATAATCACAGGAATATGTAGTATGAAAACGAAATGTTCtgaatgttctttttacatttagtcaagttttgactaaatgttttaacgtagaggggggactcgagacgagggtcgtggtgtatgtgtgtctctgtgtgtgtgtgtgtgtgcctgtgtgtgtgtgtagagctattcagagaaaactactggaccgatcttcattaaacttgacatgagagatcctgagtatggtatctccagatgtttttttttcctttttttgataaatgtctttgatgacgtcatatccggcttttcgtgaatgttgaggcggcactgtcacgctctcatttttcaaccaaattggttgaaatgttggtcaagtaatcttcgacgaagcccggactttggtattgcatttcagcttggaggcttaaaacttaattaatgactttggtcattaaaaaatctgaaaattgtaattaaaattatttttttataaaacgatccaaaattacgtttatcgtattcttcattattctctctctctctctctctctctctctctctctctctctctctctttctctctctttctctctctttctctttctctctctctgtctctgtctgtctctctttctttctctcaaacgcacacacacacacacacacacacacacacatacacacatacacacacacacacatacacacacacacacacatacacatacacacacacacacacacacacacacagacacacacacacacacacacacacgtgctcaGCCACTAACTATTCGAGTGACGTCAACCTTCCAGGTCCTCCTCAGTTGAGTATGTCTGCAGATGCAGAGAGTACATCACCTGTTACCCTGGGATCGCACGCAAAGTTTCATTTCACCATCTTGACCTACAATAACATCACAAGCTGCATTCTGAGAGGCCCAGGAAATGATGGGATACATAACTGCAAAGGCCATAGAAGGTACACTCAAATGACACAGAATCCATGCTGTCCGTTTAAAATGTTTAgtttattctttatttttttcgttTTAATTGTTCtaccttattttttttcttgaaattGCAATTGATAGCTTCAGTTTGAGGATGCTATGCTTACTTTGTTATCCATACAATTTGTTTCTTATGTTTGATAaataataatatttttttttatgggtTACAATTATTGTGAAAAAAACCTGTCCTTTACTGTTTTTGCTACCTAATTATTGAACTTCTGAATATAAAGAAGCATTTTATTTAGTTTTGATAGCAATCATTAATGATGGTTGTATGAGAAATATTGCACTTTGGGCACATTtaatatacatatatacattagTACATTTCACTGTTCCTAGACGGACAGTAAATGTGTGCTTCTAAAGTAATCAAAACAGAAGCTTCTGCTACATATGTCATGATGCTACTGCaactgatgatgatggtgatgtcaaggaaaaagtgtgtgtgtgtgtgtgtgtgtgtgtgcgtctgtgtgtgtgtgtgtgtgtgtgtgtgtgtgtgtgtgtctgtgtgtgtgtgtgtgtgtgtgtgtgtgttttctgtgtttctgtgttacAATGCGCGTGtgcgtctgcctgtctgtctatttgaCTGGCTGGCGGTCTGATTGTGTCTTTATCTGTGCCCCAGTGATGTTGACTATAGCGGCGTGTTACCCCAGCTTTCCCTGACGCTCTGGATAAGAGACGTAAGAAAGGAGGACGAAGGAACATGGCAGCTGACTGTGACAAATGGATTCTCTGAGCCAGCTAAAGACAACTTCACGCTTCGTGCTCAGCCATGTGAGCAATGAGTTTAGTTTTtaaaaaacattttattttagaTTATACAGCGCaacacttttcttttctcttacACGATTGCCCAAACCAGCACAAGTCTCCATGCTTCTGAATAGGATACAAGCATTCCACAGCCTGTTCGTATTCTGTGCATTGCGATATTTTTGTACACCCCCGTATGTTCGGGTGGGGTgtataattgtgaccctccaccacgaaatgagtcgcatgtcacctttgcatgattttcatatttttacattttcctaaagagttttttatgctctatccagtggtgaaaaccgttttagaaaagagcgaaaactgtttgagttataagcctgtgactaaggtgaccctcacactgttactagacacccaccggacttatattatgcctagcgcagaaccgcgcgaggtgacatgcgactcatttcgtggtggagggtcacaattatgtttttctctgtctgtttgtttgtccttCTGTCCGCACTTAGATCACAGGCGTTTATGGGTCGATTGAGCTGTAATGTGGTGTGTAGCTTAAAAGTGAGGTACATGCGGTCGTAGCAAAACAAGAGATTCCTACATGTAGTGAAAGACGAGGAATACAAGTCTACAATGTACAGAGGAGTGACAAAAGTGGCATACTCGAGGTCGACAAACTTCAAACTGAACTCAGGAGTATTGCGCAAAACTTCTCCGAGCCGGATCTAAACAACAGAGCGTCATGGTATTTCACATGTTGAcattataagagagagagagagagagagagagagagagagagagagagagagagagagagagagagagagagagagagagagagagagagagagagagagagagagaaagagagagagagtgtgtgtgtgtgcttgtgtgtgtgtgtgtttgtgtgtgtgtgtgtgtgtgtgtatgtgtgtgtgtgtgtgggtgtgggtgtgtgtgtgtgtgtgtgtgtgtgtgaacacgcgtgcgtgcgtgtatgattATTACGAATACTAATACACTTTATTGTTATGACATATCTTCGAAATTGATTGTTTTCGTTAATCTTTTCTAGAAAAGGTATTTCATCCTCTACTACTGAACATTTTTCTCATAACCTGTTGTTCCAATGTGTATTGGCTAACCTACCAGTTTAAGGGCAGACACGGCACGGAAAttaagttttgtttctttggaaAGCTTTTCACGTTTTCTTTCAAGGCTCATGATAACAACCCTCAGAAAAGAAGTGTGTGTCCTGAAAAGTGATACTGGAATAAATTATGGGTCAAAATGGACGTTTTTAGTCCCTGGAAGCAACAACAGAGCAACGTCTTCGATTGTATAAACATATATTATTGTCTGGATTGATATTATAAGGACAAAATAAACTTCCGAAATAAGCCTAGTTTGTGTACTTTGATAGAATATCTAAAATCACTCGTGGGTAATTCTTTACATTTCTCTCTGTTACTGCACAAAAACATTATTTCTGGTGAAAATACAAACAAGAGCAAGAAGATTAGACAGTTAGTCCAGAAGATGAATATGTCCTAGAGACGGCACTGATGCTAACAAAATAATCCTGAGAAAAGAGCATCAACAGTTTTCAAAATGGTGTCAAATGTTAATGAAAAATACTTTGAAAATGATCACTGTATTGCAAGGAAGAGGTtgcaaatgtaaaacaattacaTTGCACAATGATTCCATGGTGTTCAAAGTACCTTCAAAAGATGAGAACCCAACATTCCTTTTCGGACCAAAATTCTGTATCATCTCTGGCCTTAAATGTTCAGGTTGTGGGCACTTATTTTTAGTTTGCAGAATGACTTTTATAATTTCAGTTTCAACCTAAAAACGTACTAGTGTGACCTTGAAAGACAAGATAGGTGAACCAATCTCACACAACGCGAGTCATGAAAATTAAGCTTTTAAACTGATTTTAGTTTTTACAATGACAGTTCCGACAGAGCCTCCACAAACCAGCACCTTTGTGTCTGCATTCATTGGAGTTGTGGGATTCCTGGTCATTGTCATCGTTGTTCTCGTGTTCCTCGTGGTTTTCTTTAGGAAAAAGAGTAAGTTTACACTTCTTCTTGCGGTTTGCTCCTTTGGGTATTCGTGTTCTATTTTATTCCTCCAATATCAGCTACAATATAAGCTACAGCAGCTTCTAAACCACCACCAGCTGTGGTGGTGATAATGTTGGTCGATTGATTTACAGAGTGGTTGTATTATTGAATAAATGATCGATTGATTGCTTTTTTGCATACAGTTGTTTGATTTGTTGATATAGGGAGTGAACTTCCCGCGGTCTATTTGACGACTGCGGCAACACGCATGATCATCGTAATGCATGACTTGTGATTAAGAAAAGCGCAGACAAATATCTAAACCacactccccccctccccccctcccccaccccccgcccaCCATGATACACATATGCACTTATTACCGTCAATTTCACTCAACGCGTGACGATGTCTGATGAACAGGTCAACGCAAGGGCGCTGTATCCAGAACACGCAACGCAGATATCCAGGGTGACGGACCCTCAGAAAGAGTCAGTGGTCACAGCTACGAGGAGGTTCCTGATGCAACTGCCCCCTTGCCACCACGCTGTCATCAGCATGGACAAGGTAAGTGGTGGTACCCAAGCACTGCTTTCATGTTATCACCTagatgtgtctgtttgtgtaggGCTGGGCAGGGGGATGCGTGGGTGGGTGTGAAATCTGAGCAGTGTGGTCGAGagtcacatttttcacatttcaaTCTGACAgctattttcattattttgttttagCGAACATGCTTTAAACTCGGGAAACACAAAGCGAGTTTCACTCTCAgattttgtcaattgttttgtTATCTTTGAGGACAAACATCACGGCCTGGCAGATCGCCTGCAGCACCAACCAGACCTGCTGTTGACAGCCAGCCTGATGATTACCTGCATCCTGTTAACAACCAGACCGCCTCCAGTGGAACCAACCAGTCAGCTGACGCCCCTGGTGTGTGCATTCCCTTGTCTTGCATGCTGCGATCCTCTTAAGAAAAGTCGTCATTACTATTGACCCATCCATCAGATTAAGACAGATAGAGAGTAGGAATTTAAAAACCTGGTTAATACATAGCACATGATGCCTTTCGCAGGACGGAATTTTCCCTGTTGTATGTCGTTTTGAACAAAACCAACTGCCCAGACGTTTACCACAATCAACACTTTGTTAGCATTAATTGCGGAAGTATTtatcaggttaaaaaacaaaacaaaacaaaaacccgtTGAAAATGGATAGTtcataggggggagggggggatatgGCCCCAAAGATTGGCATAGTCCGGTAATAAATAAATGTGTCCGCTTAGTCTATCTCTTTTTATTCTTGACTTTCTTTGTGCTCCCTTTTGTGGCTAATTTAATTCCTGCAGTGgttattgtatttttttttaatctaccCTAGGAggaaacatttcttttttttttctttgtttaagtTAAAACGTTTCTAAGTAATATAAATTGTTGTTACTTAGATAATCATTCGATTGTTAAAGTTCATCAAATGTATAATCTCGGTCTGTATGCGTTTACATTCTTCGTCACAACAATTATTgagtctctttctgtttgtttccgTTTGTTATATTGAAGTTTATGTTTCCCAAATACGATTTCTTGCTCATGTAATGAATGGATGCGGTATATGTCTGGTAACAAATTATGAGAATACAAAAAGAACTTCCTTGAAATTTAAAGTTAACCAATTCAGTGAGTCAttttgtcacgtttcaatatatcacttaaggtgattatgaaacggttagttactactaactaactaaccacaccacgatccactctcgcagtcatacaatttaatagagacaacaaaagtataagtttcagacgcctgtttatgtaaaaactcgccacctccctcgagacttcactcaaaatatgttcttttacgttcaaaaatgtaaaaaaaacccgtggtcactgacaaaatgccagttagaatatagaaaattatagtaacacgctgatcccgtgtaaagataagaaaatacgactgttctgctccaaaagtgctagttcatgcaggtgtcacacaccccacgtcgtcactactcgagtataatcacagatagcaaaaataacaacggtggtcaacggggtgcaaagacatggtgcacttagctttctttggccactgggtggacggcctgtaattagtctttttagcctccacaactgctccgtcgaatgaagtgctggttagcgtggtgacgaagcagggaactgtggaggcatcaggcgccgcacccagtcgctggttagctggttagccggtgtgctggttagcgtggtcccCCAGAAGGCAGCCGAATAGAAGTTAGgaaaaggctgcaaacagaaagcatcggtgcactaaacatgtcagctacccctcaccctccacctttaaacatgtcatctttacatatctcatcgagcacgtgggcctgcacaaacggacttcccacaacaacaaaacagccatttttcgtccttctctccctacctgcaaaaaccatatacaggttagtattttagcgtcacagagagcaaattatgcgctaacctggaaagaacaacagagagtatttcattccacaaacacagactcgtcaacagcgttaaataatgatttattacctcaaacagcctatgaatgtagcactctcatggaagcaaaacccgcttcctccctggaatggcctctgttcgtcaacagtgacaacaacatccagaaaccccttgtcgaatactTATGCGAAGACCATCGCATGACGAAGGAAAgatttgacgactcgtcctcagcaaaacatgtggcagtgagaaggtgataactcgctgaagttcccctagagtgccgaatattctattcggtgaaatccatcatactctagaaaccgtcgtattcgatccttcttcttctgccgctgagtgtcaagtgcgccgtccttgtgtctctcaCAGACCACCTagacaataacacgtgactgaccttgtcacatatcaagttcagctatccacaattctgcctcgcaaaGCAGAATTAACCCCGAAAAATCCGTGCGCCACAAAATCCGTGctctgcgctgtcagcaaaactctgccgtgtagccccgactcacgcacaggcgctttcagtcgcaattgaccaagagaaggcaccccactgagcgacactttcttggtctatgtCACCAGATCGTGACACATTTANNNNNNNNNNNNNNNNNNNNNNNNNNNNNNNNNNNNNNNNNNNNNNNNNNNNNNNNNNNNNNNNNNNNNNNNNNNNNNNNNNNNNNNNNNNNNNNNNNNNNNNNNNNNNNNNNNNNNNNNNNNNNNNNNNNNNNNNNNNNNNNNNNNNNNNNNNNNNNNNNNNNNNNNNNNNNNNNNNNNNNNNNNNNNNNNNNNNNNNNTATTGTGTCGacacacactcagtgacacacacacacacacagacacagacacagacacacgcacatagacacacacacacacatacacacacacacacacaaacacacacacacacacaaaccaccaccaccaccaccaccaacaccatcaccaccctcgtctcgattccctgtctATCCCTgtttatatatacacacacgcgcgcgcttacacacacacactaacatgcacacacacacacacacacacacacacacatgcatgcacacacacacacacacacacacacacacgcacaccaccaccatcaccaccctcgtctcgattccctgtctATCTTTAAATACTGTatctagtcaaaacttgactaaatgtgaacaAAAGGATGAATACAATAAA
This region of Littorina saxatilis isolate snail1 linkage group LG8, US_GU_Lsax_2.0, whole genome shotgun sequence genomic DNA includes:
- the LOC138973344 gene encoding uncharacterized protein isoform X2; the protein is MSADAESTSPVTLGSHAKFHFTILTYNNITSCILRGPGNDGIHNCKGHRSDVDYSGVLPQLSLTLWIRDVRKEDEGTWQLTVTNGFSEPAKDNFTLRAQPFPTEPPQTSTFVSAFIGVVGFLVIVIVVLVFLVVFFRKKSQRKGAVSRTRNADIQGDGPSERVSGHSYEEVPDATAPLPPRCHQHGQGQTSRPGRSPAAPTRPAVDSQPDDYLHPVNNQTASSGTNQSADAPATPGGPYDSLEMSDVGLRSPYSQLGM
- the LOC138973344 gene encoding uncharacterized protein isoform X1, translating into MSADAESTSPVTLGSHAKFHFTILTYNNITSCILRGPGNDGIHNCKGHRSDVDYSGVLPQLSLTLWIRDVRKEDEGTWQLTVTNGFSEPAKDNFTLRAQPFPTEPPQTSTFVSAFIGVVGFLVIVIVVLVFLVVFFRKKSQRKGAVSRTRNADIQGDGPSERVSGHSYEEVPDATAPLPPRCHQHGQGQTSRPGRSPAAPTRPAVDSQPDDYLHPVNNQTASSGTNQSADAPAATPGGPYDSLEMSDVGLRSPYSQLGM